One stretch of Methanofastidiosum sp. DNA includes these proteins:
- a CDS encoding aspartate aminotransferase family protein, translating to MIYKDLEEKYGSGVYYKRDLEIVSGKGVYLYDSQGNEYIDCVAGHGVCLFGHSHPKIVQAIKEQSDTLISCPEIFYNDKRAQLLEKIAEITPKGLTKTFLSNSGAEAVEAALKFSRKITGKTDIVSFTFGFHGRTMGALSATWKAEYKKPFLPLIPGFCHTAYNNLEKLQDVITDNTAAIIVEPVQGEGGVKPANMEFIKGIREICDQKGILMIVDEVQTGFGRTGELFAINRYNVSPDILCLGKGIAGGIPMGATVVREDLAKFDKGEHGSTFGGNPLACNASLAAIRALKEEKLVERSKENGEYFLSQLRKNIDESVYKDIRGLGLMIGIEMKQKVGPYLAQLMEKKILALTAGKLVVRYLPPLIIEKEHIDRVVEATGEVIGRS from the coding sequence ATGATCTACAAAGACCTAGAAGAAAAATATGGTAGTGGAGTATACTATAAGAGGGATTTAGAAATTGTATCAGGTAAAGGTGTTTATCTCTACGATAGTCAAGGCAACGAATACATAGACTGCGTTGCAGGTCATGGAGTATGTCTCTTTGGGCACTCCCATCCAAAGATAGTTCAAGCAATAAAAGAGCAGTCTGATACTTTGATTTCGTGCCCTGAGATATTCTATAATGACAAGAGGGCCCAACTTTTGGAAAAAATTGCAGAGATTACTCCAAAAGGACTTACAAAAACATTTCTTTCAAACTCTGGTGCAGAAGCTGTAGAGGCAGCATTAAAGTTTTCAAGAAAAATTACAGGGAAGACAGATATTGTTTCATTTACATTTGGATTCCATGGGAGAACTATGGGGGCCTTATCTGCAACCTGGAAAGCTGAATACAAAAAACCTTTCCTCCCACTGATACCTGGTTTTTGTCATACTGCATATAACAATCTAGAAAAACTTCAAGATGTAATCACAGATAATACTGCGGCGATTATAGTAGAACCTGTTCAAGGTGAAGGTGGAGTTAAACCTGCAAATATGGAGTTTATAAAAGGGATTAGGGAGATTTGCGATCAAAAAGGAATATTGATGATTGTAGATGAGGTGCAAACTGGATTTGGGAGAACTGGAGAATTATTTGCAATTAATAGATACAATGTTTCACCAGATATACTATGTTTAGGAAAGGGAATAGCTGGAGGAATACCTATGGGAGCAACTGTTGTAAGGGAAGATCTTGCAAAGTTTGACAAAGGGGAACACGGGTCAACGTTTGGGGGAAATCCTTTGGCATGTAATGCTTCACTTGCAGCTATAAGGGCTCTAAAAGAAGAAAAGCTAGTAGAAAGATCAAAAGAGAATGGGGAATACTTCTTATCCCAGCTTAGAAAGAACATAGACGAATCTGTTTACAAAGACATAAGAGGTCTTGGCCTCATGATAGGTATTGAAATGAAACAAAAAGTAGGGCCATATCTTGCACAGCTCATGGAGAAAAAAATACTTGCACTTACAGCAGGTAAACTTGTAGTCCGATACCTCCCTCCATTAATAATTGAAAAAGAACATATTGACAGGGTTGTGGAGGCAACAGGTGAAGTTATTGGAAGAAGTTAA
- a CDS encoding [LysW]-aminoadipate kinase: protein MIVIKIGGSLGTEVQSLAKEIAEISKKEKIVVVHGGSYETTEISQKLGKETKFVTSVSGFRSRYTDLETVQIMEMVMAGKINKELVKLIQKSGANAFGLSGADGKLLLAKRKDSIKIIEDGKKKILKDDFTGKVERVNKELITILLEKGYLPIICPLAISSEGDIVNTDGDRAAAAIASALSADLVVMTNVDGFLKDGKLVTELNLLQIEEAYNFADGGMKKKLLAAKEAIEQGSPRVIIARGNLDNSLENALNGKRTVISR, encoded by the coding sequence ATGATTGTGATAAAGATTGGTGGAAGTCTTGGAACAGAGGTCCAAAGTTTAGCAAAAGAGATAGCTGAAATTTCAAAAAAGGAAAAGATAGTAGTTGTCCACGGAGGGTCTTATGAGACTACAGAAATATCTCAAAAACTTGGTAAAGAAACAAAGTTTGTTACATCTGTTTCTGGATTTAGATCAAGGTACACCGATCTTGAAACAGTCCAAATAATGGAAATGGTAATGGCTGGAAAGATAAACAAGGAACTCGTAAAACTTATTCAAAAGTCTGGGGCTAATGCTTTTGGATTGTCAGGTGCAGATGGAAAGCTCTTGCTTGCTAAGAGAAAGGATTCTATAAAAATAATAGAAGACGGTAAAAAGAAAATATTAAAGGATGACTTTACAGGAAAAGTTGAGAGGGTAAACAAAGAACTTATTACAATTTTACTTGAGAAGGGATATTTACCCATAATCTGTCCTTTGGCAATAAGCTCGGAAGGAGATATTGTAAACACAGATGGTGACAGGGCAGCTGCTGCCATAGCGTCTGCATTGTCAGCTGACTTGGTAGTCATGACAAACGTTGACGGATTTCTGAAGGATGGAAAGCTTGTAACTGAACTTAATTTATTGCAAATAGAGGAAGCTTATAATTTTGCAGACGGGGGGATGAAGAAAAAACTTCTTGCTGCAAAAGAAGCTATAGAACAGGGAAGTCCTCGAGTAATAATTGCGCGGGGAAATCTAGATAATTCATTAGAAAATGCCTTGAATGGCAAGAGAACGGTGATTTCAAGATGA
- a CDS encoding N-acetyl-gamma-glutamyl-phosphate reductase: protein MKVSVIGASGYTGGELLRLLVNHPEVTLDRISSESNAGSFVHMIHPNLRGFNIKFSSIKESFDSDLVFFCLPHGVSMDYLREFYDTGVKIIDLGADLRLKDKDVYKSWYGLDHKCPELLEEAVYGIPEIHREEIKKTRLVANPGCIATSMIMALYPLRHLNIDKDRIVIDSKIGSSASGDSFSASSHHPERSRAIRCYSPIYHRHIAEVEQETGFKVTMAPHAIEMVRGIFSTTYLFLNQPYDEKEIRGIYREFSEQNKFFRVVKQKKGIYRHPDPKILTGSNFCEVGFELDRENRRMVVFSAIDNLMKGAAGAAVQNMNIMYGLEEDTGLKYIGYHPI from the coding sequence ATGAAAGTTTCAGTTATTGGTGCTTCAGGATATACCGGAGGAGAATTATTAAGGCTATTAGTAAATCACCCTGAAGTAACACTTGACAGAATCTCATCTGAGTCAAATGCTGGCTCTTTTGTGCATATGATTCATCCAAATTTAAGAGGATTTAATATTAAATTCTCATCTATAAAAGAATCTTTTGATTCAGATCTAGTATTCTTTTGCCTGCCTCATGGGGTTTCGATGGACTATTTGAGGGAGTTTTATGATACTGGAGTTAAGATAATCGATCTAGGGGCAGATTTGAGACTAAAAGACAAGGATGTATACAAGTCTTGGTATGGCCTTGATCATAAATGCCCAGAACTTTTAGAAGAAGCTGTATATGGTATCCCAGAAATACACAGAGAGGAAATAAAGAAGACTCGATTAGTTGCAAATCCAGGATGCATAGCTACTTCGATGATTATGGCTTTGTATCCACTTAGACACCTTAACATTGACAAAGATAGAATAGTAATTGACAGTAAAATAGGGTCTTCTGCATCTGGAGATTCATTCAGTGCGTCAAGTCACCACCCAGAGAGATCAAGGGCAATAAGATGTTACTCCCCAATTTATCATAGGCATATAGCTGAAGTTGAGCAGGAAACTGGATTTAAGGTTACTATGGCCCCACACGCTATAGAGATGGTTAGGGGAATTTTCTCAACCACATACCTCTTCTTAAATCAGCCTTATGATGAGAAAGAAATAAGAGGAATATATAGAGAGTTTTCAGAACAGAACAAATTCTTTAGAGTTGTAAAGCAGAAGAAGGGAATCTATAGGCATCCTGACCCAAAAATATTAACGGGTTCAAACTTCTGCGAAGTTGGATTTGAACTTGATAGGGAAAATAGAAGAATGGTTGTCTTTTCTGCAATTGATAATCTTATGAAAGGTGCAGCTGGAGCTGCAGTTCAGAACATGAACATTATGTACGGCCTTGAAGAAGATACCGGTCTAAAGTATATTGGATACCATCCGATTTAG